The proteins below are encoded in one region of Corynebacterium felinum:
- a CDS encoding HyaD/HybD family hydrogenase maturation endopeptidase, which translates to MNTPYSDTTNENRPVTFHVIGIGNTIMGDDGIGLAMLEQLRHTGPKEGSYTNSGRTIQLSYIDGGTSGMELLPDIEDADYLLVLDALGGPGAPGQVHNFVGDQLPRLLKAKLSPHQVGLLDLLAAVRLLGSEPQAVAAVGIVAQDLQLHVGLSECASQALPEAVECAEELITRWLQHPPS; encoded by the coding sequence ATGAACACACCATACTCCGATACCACCAACGAAAACCGCCCCGTAACTTTCCATGTGATCGGTATCGGAAACACAATCATGGGCGACGACGGTATCGGCCTGGCCATGCTCGAACAATTACGACACACAGGGCCGAAAGAAGGCAGCTACACTAACTCAGGCCGCACAATCCAACTCTCCTACATCGATGGTGGCACCTCCGGCATGGAATTACTGCCCGACATCGAAGACGCTGATTACCTTCTTGTACTCGACGCTCTCGGCGGCCCAGGCGCGCCGGGGCAGGTGCATAATTTTGTTGGTGATCAACTTCCGCGCCTGCTCAAAGCGAAACTTTCCCCGCATCAGGTGGGGTTATTGGATCTGTTGGCTGCTGTACGCTTACTGGGTAGCGAACCCCAAGCGGTGGCGGCGGTGGGAATTGTGGCTCAAGATCTTCAGCTGCACGTTGGGCTGTCAGAGTGTGCATCCCAAGCGCTGCCTGAAGCGGTAGAGTGTGCGGAGGAGTTGATTACTCGTTGGCTTCAACATCCACCCAGCTGA